The genomic DNA GATAATATCAACATTCAACCTAGATATCCCGCTATAATACAGCCATACCCAATTCAACATGCATATCCAGATATCTACTGTACTGATAATATCAACATTCAACCTAGCTATCCCGCTATCTTACATCTATACCCAATTAAACATGCACATCCAGATATCTACTGTACTGATAATGTCAACATTTAATCTAGATATCCCGCTACCTTACATCCATACCAAATTCAAACATGCATATCCAGATATCTACTGTACTGATAATATCAACATTCAACCTAGATATCCCGCTATCTTACAGCCATACCCAATTCAACATGCATATCCAGATGTCTACTGTACTGATAATATCAACATTCAACCTAGCTACCCCGCTTTCTTACATCCATACCCAATGCAACATGCATATCGAGATATCTACTGATAATATCAACATTCAATTCAACCTAGATATCTAGCCAGATATCTAACACCCATATCTCGTATCTACATCTAATGCAACCTAGATATACAGATATGTAATATCCATATGCATTTAAATCTGGATATCAAGATACCTAATATCCGTATCTGATTCAATTTGGATATCCAGATACTTAACATCCACATCCAATGCAACATGGTTATATCAAGATACCTAGTATCCGCATCCAATGCAACATTGATATCCAGATACCTAACATCAACATCCAATGCAACATGGATATCCACATACCTAATATCCACATCCAATGCAACATGGATATCAAGATAACTAATATCAACATCCAATGCAACATGGATATCCAGATACCTAGTATCCGCATCCAATGCAATATGGATATCCAGATAACTAATATCCACATCCAATGCAATATGGATATCCAGATAACTAATATCCATATCCAATGCAATATGGATATCCAGATACCTAGTATCCGCATCCAATGCAACATGGATATCCAGATAAGTAATATCAACATCCAATGCAACATGGATATCCAGATAACTAATATCCACATCCAATGCAACATGGATATCCAGATACCTAATATCCACATCAAATGCAACATGGATATCCACATAACTAATATCCACATCCAATGCAACATGGATATCCAGATACCTAATATCCACATCCAATGCAACATGGATATCCAGATAACTAATATCCACATCCAATGCAACATGGATATCCAGATACCTAATATCCACATCCAATGCAACATGGATATCCAGATAGCTAATATCCACATCCAATGCAACATGGATATCCAGATACCTAGTATCCGCATCCAATGCAACATGGATATCCAGATACCTAATATCCACATCCAATGCAACATGGATATCCAGATAACTAATATCCACATCCAATGCAACATGGATATCCAGATAACTAATATCCACATCCAATGCAATATGGATATCCAGATAACTAATATCCACATCCAATGCAATATGGATATCCAGATACCTAGTATCTGCATCCAATGCAACATGGATATCCAGATAACTAATATCC from Ptychodera flava strain L36383 chromosome 12, AS_Pfla_20210202, whole genome shotgun sequence includes the following:
- the LOC139146012 gene encoding uncharacterized protein: MCTTHLFLKVESDLNVRYLDIHVAFDVDIRYLDIHVALDVDIRYLDIHVVLDVDIRYLDIHVALDVDIRYLDIHVALDVDVRYLNIHVALDVDISYLDIHVAFDVDIRYLDIHVALDVDISYLDIHVALDADTRYLDIHIALDVDISYLDIHIALDVDISYLDIHIALDVDISYLDIHVAFDVDIRYLDIHVALDVDISYLDIHVALDADTRYLDIHIALDVDISYLDIHIALDVDISYLDIHVALDVDISYLDIHVALDVDIRYLDIHVALDADTRYLDIHVALDVDISYLDIHVALDVDIRYLDIHVALDVDISYLDIHVALDVDIRYLDIHVALDVDISYVDIHVAFDVDIRYLDIHVALDVDISYLDIHVALDVDITYLDIHVALDADTRYLDIHIALDMDISYLDIHIALDVDISYLDIHIALDADTRYLDIHVALDVDISYLDIHVALDVDIRYVDIHVALDVDVRYLDINVALDADTRILA